The genomic region TGTAGTTTTTAGCCGAGGactcattttcttttgcttcaaTACACCTCCTGAATTTTAGCATGGGTAGTACTTGTGTGCTTCATTCAGCACTTAGTTGCCTAAAATGCTGATTAAAAAGTATGAAATTACATATTTACAACAAACATCAAGACATTTGGTTTTGAAGAAAAGCTCCCCCTTTTCTTAAACGTTAATATGAAGGTTGCTTGACAAAGCCAAAAGGATAATTCAAAAGTTTGCTTCACTGATTAATATCCAGTTCTAGCATTTACAAGTATATTTTAAGTTGTAATTCATAATTTTATTATACTCCTCCATGCATTTATTTGACTCAACAGTTAAATTAGATAATGTTGACTTCACCTCAACATTTTTTATGCCTGGCAACAGCCTCTGTGGTCACAAGGCGATGATTTCATTAGAAGAACCAAAAAACAGTGGAAGGAATGTAGGCtgtgaaaggggaaaaaaaagcttttgttgaAACAAAAGAATATCTTTTGTGAGACCGATGTGAGCAATTATAGCTCTGGCATTGTGATAGTGATGAGATGTGGGAATAAATATCAGCCAAGCTCTCCTCTCACtataaatactctttttttcctaaattgaCTCAGCCATGAGTCTCTACTCAagcctctcctctcttctcactAGAGGATGGTGACTGGGGTTTTCACTGCCCTGCCACATCCTTCAGCTGTGCAGGAACACCACAATCTGTCACCCAAATTTCGTGTCACAGAATCCCAGTGTCCCATTTTTCACCGGCAGACAAAGCTGGTGGCAGCGCAACCTGGGCATGGGGGTGTGACACAGGATATAACAGTTACCCTTAAAACATTCCCCATTCCTTAGATAAGTTCATAATATTGCTGGTGTGCAGCAGTCTCTATACACACACTTAGAGGTCACACATACTTGGCTGTGGAGTTTTTGGTTATCAAATATATTGCTGATGTTTTGGAAAAGGACTGGAATTTTCTATATATAATTAACAGTAGAGGGTAGTGCTTTTTTGGATAATGGGATTTTTAGATGCTGGGGGTTGAAAGAGTTTGGGAAAGGGACATGCATATGATCTTTCAAATAAAGTAGTCTGATGATAATGCCCAGCTCATGCTCCCATTGCTCACTCTTTGATGTTCAGAGCATGAATCAGATGTGAAAAGAATGACTGATAGTGCTGAAACAATGAGTGGTGTCCATCAGCTTCTAATACTTTGATTTCACCCATTTGTTTGCCCACAGCTCtgttctgttgaaaactgaCCATTTCCAAGTCATCTCCAGAAGACAGAGACAGTCATTCCTATGTACCACAAACCTCTGCACTTGTCCTCTGTGGTTTTTCCCCTCTGACTGACAGCCATCCAGCTCCAGGGTTTGGTTTGCAAGGCCACATCCCATACATACTCACCATGAGGAGGCAGTGGCAAACAAATCTGGCTTTGCTGGAGCAGTCACAATAGGATCTGTGTAGAGCACAGGAAACCTGCCCTCCCTGGAAGAGCTTGGAGATCCCCTGCAGTGTCACTGTGTGTCCCCAAGCTGCTGCACAGGGCACTTACTGCAGACAGACTGGATGGTGATGCACAGAGGGACAGAATGCTGGGCTTGCCCTCCATACCATAGGGTCCCATTAGACATTGCTGTGTAaggggagctgctccagcctgccCCAGAGAATATCTGTGGGACTATGCACATAAGTAGAAACTGCATCAATTCTGAAtctttacacagaaaaaaatgctcctGACACCTCCATGTCTTCTATCAAAAATTGTCTTGCCCAGATTTCTGTGAACATCACAGGCATAGTGCTGAGTGGGTGGATATATTGCCATTTAAGGAGGTAAAAACTGTAATACATTATGTTGCTTACTTGCAGTCACAAGAGACTATGAGTGAACCTTCCTAAAAATCTCAAGATAATGGAGGAGGGACAGCATTTCTCTACACATACCATTTTGAAACTTAGGATCTTTTCACCCTATCCATCATTGCAATTCATTTAACTCCTTGgggcatttctttctgcaaaggTCCTGCAGGGGAAGGCAGTTCATGGCCTTGCTTACTTCTCACAGAGAAGTTCTGGCTGTGCTCTGCATgaccctgcagctctgccctcctcctgctttgtAGCCCTGCTGTGGGGAAGCTTCACTTACTGGGCTCATGCTAATCCAAGCAGTCTCCTGCACCCTTGTGTGCACACCAAGAACTCATGGGAGCATGGCCTATCCAAGAGTTGTGCCATTTCCCCATCAAGCTGGATTGTGAATCAACCAGGACCCCAGGTAGCAGATCATTAGATAAATTGCAATACAGCTTTTGTGGTCCAGTGGATTACAGCTGGGATTAAGGGCCTGCTTTACACTTCCTATGGGCATATCACTGTGATTGCTCTCTGTCCTGGAGAGTCTGTCTTAAAGGCAAAATGGTACTCACTCAATGGCCTCAGGgccagagaggaaaataagTCCCAGGTTTGGTCATTATTCTGGTTGCTCTGGCTCTGTACACCAACAAGTCTACACAAGTTAAGAAAAGACTCCATTtagtatgttttattttaatctttgaTTAGGTTTTAGTGTTTGAATAATGGCTTCTCTGACAAACATGATGTGTCACATTTCCAGGCTTTTAGACAAGAATAATGAGCCACATGACCTTTCACTtctcaggagctgctcagccatTGACCTGTGATGCTGCACAGTGCAAATAATCACTTCAGCTGGCTAGGGCTGTGTAGTCCCAGCTCTACATTTCATATCCAGTTCACTTTTCAATGATTTATTTGCAGTCTCTGCTAAACCACAGTTAAAGTTATCCAGCACTTGGCATGCTTGATCAGTAATAGATAGCCCTTGCCAACAACACAGTTTGTTTTGAAGACAAGTATAACTAGGAGACTGAGAATAAATGGATAGGTTAAGAGGTCAGATGTGGGTACTAATGCCCATCCTCTGTCTGAACACCAACTctccaagcacagccctggcatCCAGCAgaccttcctttcttttcctctgctgcccttGGACTAAGGTGAAAGCACCTCTCTGTAGTCAGAGCTGAGCCCGAAAAAGAAGAGACTGGcaaaaaaatatcctttcagaaaaaaagaaaggcttctTAAAAACAAGTCTTCATGCTTTTGCCTTTGTCACAGGCCACACTTCGGAACTGCCACCATCCAGAACCTTCAGCTCCAAGATCAAATCCAGCCTGGCTAGTCCTGTCCTGGCTGCAATCACACACTGGGAGCCTCGGCATCACCTGCGGTTCCTTCTCGGGagccttccccagcagcagcaggagcaggagcagcagcagccgcagcAGCATCCCATcgcatcccatcccatccccccaCTGCTGTGCCAGGTCCGTCCCTAGGAGTTGCACTCCTCGCAGTGGCAGGAGAGGATGTAGCGGTAGGTGGCAGTGAGCCGCATCCCCCCCGAGCATCGCAGCCTCATGGCCTTCAGCTTGGAGGTCTGGGGCCGGCAGCAGTGGCAGGTGGAGCGGAAAGGCTGCTTCAGAACCGTGCTGAAGGAAACCATGGGCTCGGAGCGCGACGTCTGGCTGCAGCGCCCTTCGCAGCGAGCCAGCAGCACCATCTGTGAAGGAAGAGAGACGGGTTAGGAAACGTGTGTCCCCCTGTGTCCCTCGGGTGCATTGATCCCCGAGATGTGTCTGGGAATGCTGAGGAGGTGAAGGGAATCTCCTTCTGGAGTCCCAGGCACTGACACCGGTAAGGACTGCAGGCTCTGATTTTCTGAGGGCTGAGCCCGGGGTTCCAAATGAGCAGGGCCAGCCCTGCTTTCCAGGCACAGTGACTGCAGCTCTGACTTGCTGGCCCCAGATTTGCGGTAGCTAAGCCCTGAAAGTATCAGCCAGTCTCATACTTTGGTTGTatattttccagcatttttagTGTATATACTAGTGATCAGTAGCACTAGTTCTTAGGGCCAGTGGTTATCTCAAATGCTTAGATACATAAGGGTATAAAGTAGAAGTATAAAAGAAATGCTCATTTCATTGCTTTTGAAGAAATAAGTTTCTAGCTTCTTCTACAAAGATCACCTTGAATACACATGcatttatatattatttcatCAGTTGTCTCTGTATAAAATGCACTGCACAAAATAAGGCAGTGAAAATGTAAGCAAGTATGAACTTTTTTGCCAAATGTGAGTGTTCACTGCGATTTTCCAAAAGTAGTGCAGGCTCCATGGCTCTTCTTCTCAGCCAAAGCAAGGTAACTGTCACAACAGGAGGTGTTAAACAAGGGAAGCCCCCGTGGAGTTTTGTACTTCCCTTTCCAACAACTCCCTGTTGAGAAGTAGAGATGGAGAGAGTCTAAGATCTTTAGAGAGTACAGAATGGATCTTCTGAAGCTCAAGAAACTATGTAGCTAGAAACAACTGTTACCACATTGATGATGGATAGGTGTTGGACAAGTTTCAATCCTTATACCTTCATGGGGAATTAAATACTATTAAATTCCAGAACATCTAATTATCATTAAGCAACACAAACTTCAAAATCGACTTATTTTATCATCTCAATAAAGTCAAAGTGTTACAGATGTGAGAAAGTACGCAGTAAACCCATCACAAGTCTATCATAGGATTCCCATGGTTATCATAGGATAACCagggaagaaaattatattttaaccATTCTGCAtgtcatgtttttttcagacaatCTAAAAGGATAACTACAAATGTGACAGCAAATATTTTACAACATTAAACACTTCTGATCTTCTTTCACTACACATTGATGTATTGGCTGCAAATCTCCAAGTCTCACAAGCATCTCTTTAGTCTGAATcatgaagaaagaagagagagaatatTCTTTGTATCAGGTAGGAAATACCAGCGCTCCATGGGAAAGGCACTGATTATACATAAAGAACATTCTTTGCACAGTgcttaaaattacttttctaagAGCATTTACATGCTAAATGGTTTGCTTGGATATGTATTAATATCACACAACCACAGAATGGTAGAGATTGGAAGAGACCACTGGAGATCGTCTAGGCCAAcccccctgctagagcaggatcacctagaaCAGGTTACAaaggaacacatccaggcaggtttgggatctctccagggatggatactccactacctccctggccagtttgttccagtgctctgatATTTTCTGATATTCAGTTTAAATCTCCTGTGTGACCATCACCCATTGATGAGATaccccctcagcctcccttttttttttctaagctaaACAGACCAAAGCATATTGACAAGCACACTTCCAGTTACACAGACAAATCACAGGGAAGACTTCTTCATGAGCTGATAATCTGGGTTTAATCAAGAGATGGATTTTGTGGTTCTCCAATAGATTTGCCATTCTTCTTGATTTGTAGTATAAATAAAGGTATGGTCCTCTTCCTGTGGTTCTTCCTATTCATACACATACTCACTTCAACTCTTAGTATTAAAATAGTGGGAATGAGATTTCAGTGTTCTGTTTAGCCACACCTTGGCTTTAGACATGCCACCTGTGTCAAGCTCCTTGTTATTGGTGTCTTTAGTGCATACAAGaatagaaaaagggaaaattattgCAGTGTTTTAAAGATTTACTTTTGTCCTCTCATAAGCAACACTTCCCATAGTGAGAGGCAGGCAGCCTGTAGAAGATTTACCTGAGTATCTAATCCCACCTGGATTGTGAAGGAAAGGCAGCAGGTtgggactttttaaaaagtttcctTCCCACCATCTTGACAATTGTTGTTAGATCCCTCATTTTGACCAGTTCATGAGATTGTGCCCATGCTCTCTCATAGGCTGTTCCCAAGCATTTGGTGAAGAGGATGGTGAGGAGCAATACAAGAATACACATGCCAGCTGCTTGAAGGGGAGTTGTAAAGACAATGGAATGAAGCACACATCAGGAGTGGCAACTGGAGACATGCAATGGCCACATTTGCTTTTTGAGAGTTTCAGAGGATCTCCAGAATCCCTTCCAACTAATAtttctatgactctgtgatttCAGGCCAAACGTGACAGGACAATGTGCTGTACGGTGGAGGTGATCTCTAATGGTTGGTGCTTCTGGAGCTGGGAAGGTTAATCACTTCTGGTACTGTTACCCTAATGACTTTTTATGGCACACATCTGCTCCTATACCTGCAGATAAAAATCATCAGGAACAGGGTTAAGGACTACAGAAGACTTGCAGCAGTGTTATTGTATTGCAGAATTACTTGATGTGCCAATATCCATGTCTCAGTACATTACTCAAGAACAGTAAGCTTTCTTCTGCTAAAGCAGAAACAGTCAATATTTCTTCAGTATGCACTGGCATTTATAATTGCTTAGCAAGCTTTGTCTTTGAAAACATCTTCTGTTCTGTGGAGATTCTGACTTTAATCTTAGATGTTTCTGGCTACTTAGTTTTTCCCAAGAGTATGGTCAGCATTCATACAATGTACAATTGTACAAACTGTTGGTTTAAAGCTCTGGTTTTGCAAGACAGAGTACATTTTTACAACAGGAGCTGCACCATGGGTATCAAATCAAGCTTgcaggatgaaagaaaaaaaatcaggtttaaCTTTTTGATAACGTTCTAAACTTCTGCACTAACCTGAAGTCCTCAGCAAAATTTAATCTCCTCCAGAAAATCCACCAGTGGATTTTGGCAGGTGTGCAAATGAGCTGGAATAGCATGTACattaaaagctttgctttgcCATTTCATCAatctcagcagctgcttgtTGCACCGTATACTATAGCACAATAGAGATTATCACCTGAATAATTAGTACTGATATGATGGCATAGCACAGTAATAGAGTGGGTGTATATATAGTAAGAGTGTGTGGGTATTTTATAGTCTGATATGCATGTCTCTTGGCTCCCCTTG from Heliangelus exortis chromosome 1, bHelExo1.hap1, whole genome shotgun sequence harbors:
- the NDP gene encoding norrin — its product is MGSHVLAASISMLSLLAMMGDTEGKADSSFIIDSDPSRCMRHHYVDSISHPLYKCSSKMVLLARCEGRCSQTSRSEPMVSFSTVLKQPFRSTCHCCRPQTSKLKAMRLRCSGGMRLTATYRYILSCHCEECNS